The window GTGCTGAAGAGGGGCAGCACCAGGAAACTAGGGCACGACTAAGAGGGAACCAGTTGGTGCTGGTAAGATCAGGGCTGTGGAAGTCGAGGAACGTGGCCTCAGCATCGATGtcaccgatctagtccctccaaagGAAGTGATGAATCCGCACTGGCGAAATCACTGGACAGGAGGGCAGATCGGGTGTTGCTTGATGCGAGGAGGTCGAGAGAAAGAGTTGGGGAAGAAGAATTGAGAGGGAAGAAACTTGGCCAACGGTTTTGTACGCGCTCGAGAAGAGGAAACGAAGAGGGACGACACCGTTGGGTTGGGGAGGAGAAGGGCTTGGGAGAGGTGGCGGTGCCTCGGCATCGCGATAGAGAGAGGGTGTCGGGAGCTTAGGGGATGGCGCGGTGAGGATTAGGGCACGAGTTGGGGAAAAGGAGAAGAATCAGgatttaagagaaagattaataaacttaagtttgatttaattaaattctaaGTTGATTTCTCAATTAACTTCCAACTAAATGGGTATTCTATACAGGCTTTCACAATCCCATATATGCATCTCCTCCAAATACTTCATACGAGCTTCAATTAAATCtcataaaattcttaaaaattctaaaaatttcaataagattattttctcaaataatcttattatttaattattattttattaccgTATTTTCCACACCTAAACCTCGTTCATCTGATTATATATCGAAAAGACATAAATATTCTttacatataattaatatattagCTAGTGTTTAAAAGCAGTGAACTTAATTAAGATGATAAAAGAAAGTTTAACTTGAGTTAATCAATCCAAAGCTTGACGTTTCCTTCCTCAAGAATACTGTTGGTGCGTAAAGAAAAAAAGGAGGAGACGACTTAACCACGGAGATGACAAACACGTGTATAGTTGTAATTAAGATTCCAAATTGTCCACTTGTTTTTTGACATTAATTCATGATTAAAGAGTGATTTATATCTTCAAGCAATGCCACTCTCGCTCATCTATAATCATCTATAAATAGGCGCAACACACACCACGGCCATTCCCACACCCATCCATGCATTTCAACTAATTACTTAATTAGAAGAAGATCATCACACTTGTTAGTTAGAGTAATTCCTTTGTCAAATTAAACTAAATGATGATGCCGTCCCATGCACATAAATTAGCATGCCTCATACTTTGCATTCTCTTGCTGAGCAAATTGCACCACTGCTTTGGAGAAGAAGAGGCAGCCAGCAGTGTCTTGCTCGAGGATGATCAGGCTGCAATCCCTTTGCATGACTTGCGGAGTGCTTATGCCAAATTCTATCAGCTAATTGCAGGGATGAAGGTTCAAGCTCAGGAGGTGATCAATATCGATGCCTATGGTGCCAATTCTCAGGTATACATGCAATTAATTAATTAGCTGTTTAGTTTTTTGGCATGCATGAACCCTAATTAATTCTGTGTATCTATCTATATATCATGCAGGGATATCTGAAGGCCTGGAACGCAGTTTGCTCTTCTTCCACTCCAGCCATTTTGACGGTTCCAGAAAAGAAGAATTATGTTCTTCAGCCGATCATCTTCTCAGGCCCTTGCAAATCTAGTGTCACTGTCATGGTGAGTTAGTTCTTCATctcattttattaattaattaatcagtatTTTGCTCTAGTTAATTAgttcctttatatatatagatcAAAGGATCTGTGGAAGCTCCGGTCGATCGGTCGGTCTGGGCCGGCAAAAGATACTGGATAATGTTTCGTGGTGTCGACAACCTTTCAGTTGGAGGCGGCGGAGTGATCAACGGCAATGGCAACGTTTGGTGGCAAAACTCATGCAAGATTAAAAAGTCTTcagtaagattttttttatttttttttattttattttatttttcataattaactactaattgttttttttttcttcagccTTGCGTGGACGCACCCACCGTAAGTAAAACTTCTCATGAgggaaataattaattaattaattaactaacgGTATCTAATTTGCTGTCTTATGCGTTTTGAATATTGGAAGGCGTTGACTTTTAACGGCTGCAAGAACCTGAGGGTGCAGAATCTAAGGATTCAAGATAGTCAACAAATCCACGTGTCGTTCCAGAGCTGCAGCGGCGTCGACGTATCTCATCTTTCGATCAGTGCTCCAGGAACAAGTCCGAACACCGATGGGATTCACGTCACAGGAACACAGAGCATAACCATCTCCGATTCCGTCATTGCAACTGGTAATTAGTCATTTAGTTTATTccttaatcatcatcatcatccagaaatattgaaaattatgtttgattatatatatatatatttttcctttgAATTAATTAACAAGGTGACGATTGCATATCGATCGTGAGTGGGTCTGCTAACGTGATGGCCAAAAACATAGTTTGCGGACCTGGCCATGGAATCAGGtaattaattcattaattaagtttaaacaaGGAATGATGATCATAATATTCGCATCTAATAATGTCTTTTTGCTCTAATGATCGATTAATTGAAGCATCGGAAGCCTTGGAGGTGGGAATTCCCAGGCTCGCGTTTCTGACGTGACTGTGGACACTGCCCGTCTCAGTGGCACCTCCAATGGAGTCCGGATCAAGACGTGGCAAGTAAGAACTAATTAATACCATAGGATTAATTAcaagttaaaaaatttagattatttatcattttttttttgtttgtttctaaTCGTAGGGAGGTAGTGGATATGCAAAGAACATAGTGTTCAAAAACATAGTCATGCAAAACGTCAAGAATCCTATAATCATTGACCA is drawn from Zingiber officinale cultivar Zhangliang chromosome 1B, Zo_v1.1, whole genome shotgun sequence and contains these coding sequences:
- the LOC122040661 gene encoding polygalacturonase-like, which encodes MPSHAHKLACLILCILLLSKLHHCFGEEEAASSVLLEDDQAAIPLHDLRSAYAKFYQLIAGMKVQAQEVINIDAYGANSQGYLKAWNAVCSSSTPAILTVPEKKNYVLQPIIFSGPCKSSVTVMIKGSVEAPVDRSVWAGKRYWIMFRGVDNLSVGGGGVINGNGNVWWQNSCKIKKSSPCVDAPTALTFNGCKNLRVQNLRIQDSQQIHVSFQSCSGVDVSHLSISAPGTSPNTDGIHVTGTQSITISDSVIATGDDCISIVSGSANVMAKNIVCGPGHGISIGSLGGGNSQARVSDVTVDTARLSGTSNGVRIKTWQGGSGYAKNIVFKNIVMQNVKNPIIIDQNYCDSNKPCHEQGSAVEIGNVLYKNITGTSASEDAIALSCSKATPCHGIVLQDINLGHSTKSSCENAKWSKLGSVVPSPCTN